In the Pseudothauera hydrothermalis genome, one interval contains:
- a CDS encoding NapC/NirT family cytochrome c translates to MTDEKKKSLWQKLRALGLGTILVSFVAGIVFWGGFNTVMEWTNTEKFCISCHEMETNVYQEYRNTIHYQNRTGVRAICSDCHVPREWGAKMIRKIQASRELYGKLMGTIDTPEKFRAERLRLAQNEWRRMKANDSRECRNCHSFEYFDYSVQGRRSNQAHQSGLAAGQTCIDCHKGIAHGLPPIEQDIGLERPAVAPDVFHPPAAQQ, encoded by the coding sequence ATGACTGACGAAAAGAAAAAAAGCCTATGGCAGAAGCTGCGGGCGCTGGGGCTGGGCACCATCCTGGTTTCATTCGTGGCCGGCATCGTCTTCTGGGGCGGCTTCAACACGGTGATGGAATGGACCAACACCGAAAAGTTCTGCATCTCCTGCCATGAGATGGAGACCAACGTTTACCAGGAATACCGCAACACCATTCACTATCAGAACCGCACCGGTGTGCGCGCCATTTGCTCGGACTGCCATGTCCCCAGGGAGTGGGGGGCCAAGATGATCCGCAAGATCCAGGCCAGCCGCGAGCTTTACGGCAAGCTCATGGGCACCATCGACACGCCGGAAAAATTCCGGGCCGAGCGCCTGCGCTTGGCGCAAAACGAGTGGCGACGCATGAAGGCCAACGATTCGCGCGAGTGCCGTAACTGCCACAGCTTCGAGTATTTCGACTACTCGGTGCAGGGTCGTCGCTCCAACCAAGCCCACCAGAGCGGCCTGGCTGCCGGCCAGACCTGCATCGACTGCCACAAGGGCATTGCCCACGGGCTTCCGCCGATCGAGCAAGACATTGGTCTTGAACGCCCGGCGGTTGCGCCCGATGTGTTCCATCCGCCCGCTGCGCAGCAGTAA
- a CDS encoding nitrate reductase cytochrome c-type subunit, producing the protein MNRKTRNLVLSLVAVLGVGASAAAPAQTVSSMRGADVAAPEPAPGNYRPLPDSPPLPRDYVQQPPLVPHKVDGYEVTLNFNKCMDCHAWSRYRETGATKVSLTHFKDRDGGELSNISPRRYFCLQCHVPQTDAKPLVDNTFRPAAGLR; encoded by the coding sequence ATGAACCGTAAGACCCGTAATCTCGTGTTGTCCCTGGTGGCCGTGCTTGGCGTTGGCGCCAGCGCTGCCGCGCCGGCGCAGACGGTCTCCAGCATGCGCGGTGCGGATGTCGCCGCACCCGAGCCGGCACCCGGCAACTACCGTCCGCTGCCCGACAGCCCGCCGCTGCCGCGCGATTATGTGCAGCAGCCGCCGTTGGTACCGCACAAGGTCGACGGTTACGAAGTGACGCTGAATTTCAACAAATGTATGGATTGCCATGCCTGGTCGCGGTATCGCGAAACCGGCGCCACCAAGGTCAGCCTGACCCATTTCAAGGACCGCGACGGCGGCGAGTTGTCGAACATTTCGCCGCGGCGCTACTTCTGTTTGCAGTGCCACGTCCCGCAAACCGACGCCAAACCGCTGGTGGACAACACCTTCCGTCCTGCCGCGGGCCTGCGCTAA